The Gymnogyps californianus isolate 813 chromosome Z, ASM1813914v2, whole genome shotgun sequence genome has a window encoding:
- the SERF1A gene encoding small EDRK-rich factor 1: protein MLQNVENSTISLGARDTHSVSQVKYWGQTVLGNVYLEAGMVQYLYKLYYLTGGNQRELARQKNLKKTQEIHKGKRKEDSLSASQRKQRDSEIMQQKQKAANERKSLQAGAK, encoded by the exons ATGTTACAGAACGTAGAAAACAGCACCATCTCCCTTGGAGCTAGGGATACTCATTCAGTGTCCCAGGTGAAGTACTGGGGCCAAACAGTCCTTGGCAATGTTTACTTGGAAGCAGGGATGGTACAA TACCTGTATAAACTGTATTATCTTACAGGTGGGAACCAGCGTGAACTTGCCCGCCAAAAGAACCTGAAGAAGACTCAGGAGATTcacaaagggaagaggaaagaggataGCTTGTCTGCttctcagagaaaacagag agaCTCTGAAATTatgcagcaaaaacaaaaagcGGCTAATGAAAGGAAgtctctgcaggcaggagcaaaaTGA
- the SMN1 gene encoding survival motor neuron protein produces MADRVLFRRGTGQSDDSDVWDDTALIKAYDKAVASFKNALKNGECSEPSDKQEQRLGMKRKNNKKNRNRKKSNTMPLKQWKVGDSCNAVWSEDGNVYLATIASINQKRGTCVVTYTGYGNQEEQNLSDLLPPASDETNENETPYSTDESEKSSQSPQNKNNCTKARFSPQNLRFPTPPAPGLGRPGSKFRAPPSFLSCWPPPFPAGPPLIPPPPPMRPDSPEDDEALGSMLIAWYMSGYHTGYYLGLKQSRMEAALERETHEK; encoded by the exons aTGGCGGACCGGGTGCTGTTCCGGCGCGGGACCGGGCAG AGCGACGACTCGGACGTGTGGGACGACACGGCCCTCATCAAGGCGTACGACAAGGCGGTGGCCTCCTTCAAG AACGCTTTAAAGAATGGAGAGTGTTCGGAGCCTTCGGACAAACAGGAGCAGCGCCTGGggatgaagaggaaaaacaataaaaagaacagaaatagaaagaagagCAACACAATGCCTTTGAAACAG TGGAAAGTTGGTGACAGCTGTAATGCTGTTTGGTCCGAGGATGGTAATGTGTACCTCGCAACTATTGCCTCCATCAATCAGAAGAGAGGCACGTGTGTTGTTACTTACACAGGATATGGAAATCAGGAGGAGCAGAACCTGTCTGATCTACTTCCTCCAGCCAGCGATGAAACA AATGAAAATGAGACTCCGTATTCAACagatgaaagtgaaaaatcttCCCAGTCacctcaaaacaaaaacaactgcaCGAAAGCAAGATTCTCCCCTCAAAACCTACGTTTTCCCACACCACCAGCCCCAGGCCTGGGAAGG CCTGGATCGAAATTCAGGGCACCTCCATCGTTTTTATCTTGCTGGCCACCACCCTTCCCAGCAGGACCACCG TTGATTCCTCCTCCACCACCTATGAGGCCAGACTCTCCTGAGGATGATGAAGCATTGGGGAGCATGTTGATAGCCTGGTACATGAGTGGTTATCACACTGGGTATTACCTG GGTTTAAAACAAAGTCGAATGGAAGCAGCACTGGAGAGAGAAACgcatgaaaaataa